The Pseudomonas extremaustralis genome contains a region encoding:
- a CDS encoding host specificity protein J, with amino-acid sequence MGAARKIDIHGAKGGEEKPKTPTEAPDSLRSVAIAKMLIAIGEGEFEGTPTARDIYLDNTPLQDPQGNMNFPNVKWEWRTGAVDQTYIQGIPSIENETTISTELRSGTPWVRAITNTQLSAVRVRFAWPALQSVDASGNINGYRIEYKVELSTDGGAYQQVLSEAVDGKTTSLYERTRRIDLPRATTGWLMRITRVTINQNNNKISDTMQIAGFTEVIDAKIRYPNTALLYIEFSAEQFRSIPAVTVETKLKKMQVPSNYDPVARSYTGIWDGTFKQAWTDNAVWMTYDITTADRFGLGRRIKPWMVDKWELYRISQYCDQLVTDGKGGQEPRFICNLNLQSKADAWSLLRDISAIYRGMTYWAQGQVFTLSDMPRATDFDFAYTRANVIDGKFTYSSASERTRYSRALISYDNPANNYDTDVTAVTDAKLQRRYGDNPLEISAIGCTRESEAQRRGKWALLTNSKDRAVTFKVGLDGRIPLPGYVIPIADELLAGRPVGGRIAAVNGKVITLDRDTQAKPGDRLILNLPNGKCEGRTVQMVSGRQVTVTVAYSVAPEPELVWALDADDLAIPLYRVVSVARPEPGVFEISAVQYDPSKFAHIDTGARLEERPISVVPITVVPAPASVTLTSSYAVNQGIAISTMNISWPAVAGAVVYDVEWRKDSGNWIKVPRTGSTSVDVTGIYSGAYVARVRSVSAFEISSIWKNSNLTNLEGKVGLPPAVAFLSTTSELFGIGIKWGFLAGAEDTQRTELWYGPANDLAAVTKLADLAHPQADYSMQALKAGAQFFFWARLVDRTGNVGPFYPVGNGVMGMASADAEPVLELIAGQIGRTELGQDINDEIDKIPGLQAQIDALDGLSAYDPEQTYLEGDLVVVGKRIYQATQLVPVDTSPPNATYWVDVGQVLVTANGLARQMEINTTSITELDGAVMAQASSLQALQSAYRDDTGEGDLADALQGYNASASFAQEVKTRASQNAAMVQRQTELTAEVGEVSGSVSELESVVVTDREATSQAIQQVRAEIGETSAAVQVVSQAQADTDGKFSTMYSVKMQVNADGQLVAAGFGLGIEQDEEGVLQSQFLVSADRFAIVSTLAGGQVFTPFTVDNGQVFMRSAFIQDGSITMLKIGQALQSDNYEAGVQGWRLDKAGNLEFNGPAPGGGRLTMTNRAIKVYDENNVKRVQLGDLTA; translated from the coding sequence ATGGGCGCAGCACGCAAAATCGACATCCACGGTGCCAAGGGCGGCGAAGAGAAACCAAAAACGCCAACGGAAGCCCCCGACAGCCTGCGCTCGGTCGCTATCGCCAAGATGCTGATCGCCATCGGGGAGGGTGAGTTCGAAGGCACGCCCACCGCGCGCGACATCTACCTCGACAACACCCCCCTGCAAGACCCCCAGGGCAACATGAACTTCCCGAACGTGAAGTGGGAGTGGCGCACCGGGGCGGTGGATCAGACCTATATCCAGGGCATCCCCTCGATCGAGAACGAAACCACCATCAGTACCGAACTGCGCAGCGGCACACCGTGGGTTCGGGCGATCACCAATACCCAGCTTTCAGCCGTGCGCGTGCGTTTTGCCTGGCCGGCACTCCAGTCTGTGGATGCCAGCGGCAACATCAACGGTTATCGGATCGAGTACAAAGTTGAGCTGTCCACCGACGGCGGCGCCTACCAACAGGTGCTTAGTGAAGCGGTCGACGGCAAGACCACCAGCCTTTACGAGCGCACCCGCCGTATCGATTTGCCCAGGGCCACCACCGGCTGGCTGATGCGTATTACCCGGGTGACCATCAACCAGAACAACAACAAAATCTCAGACACGATGCAGATCGCCGGCTTCACTGAGGTGATCGACGCCAAGATTCGCTATCCGAACACCGCGCTGCTCTACATCGAATTTTCGGCTGAGCAGTTCCGCAGCATTCCGGCCGTGACTGTCGAGACCAAGCTGAAGAAGATGCAGGTGCCGAGCAACTACGACCCCGTGGCACGTTCTTACACCGGGATCTGGGACGGCACCTTCAAACAGGCTTGGACTGACAACGCTGTTTGGATGACCTACGACATCACCACGGCCGACCGCTTCGGCCTGGGCCGTCGCATCAAACCGTGGATGGTGGACAAGTGGGAGCTCTACCGCATCTCGCAGTACTGCGACCAACTGGTGACGGACGGGAAGGGTGGCCAGGAGCCGCGCTTCATCTGCAACCTGAACCTGCAGAGCAAGGCCGACGCCTGGTCGCTGCTGCGCGACATCTCGGCGATCTACCGGGGCATGACCTACTGGGCCCAGGGCCAGGTCTTCACCCTATCGGATATGCCACGAGCCACTGACTTTGACTTCGCCTACACCCGGGCGAATGTGATCGACGGCAAGTTCACCTACTCGAGCGCATCGGAGCGCACCCGGTACAGCCGCGCCCTGATCAGCTACGACAACCCGGCGAACAACTACGACACCGACGTCACTGCTGTCACGGATGCCAAGCTGCAGCGCCGCTACGGCGACAATCCGCTGGAGATCAGTGCAATCGGCTGCACTCGTGAGTCTGAGGCGCAGCGCCGCGGTAAGTGGGCGCTGCTCACCAACTCCAAGGACCGGGCCGTTACCTTCAAGGTCGGCCTCGACGGGCGCATCCCGCTGCCTGGCTACGTGATCCCGATCGCCGACGAACTCCTGGCCGGTCGGCCGGTGGGCGGGCGCATCGCTGCTGTGAACGGCAAGGTCATCACGCTGGACCGTGACACCCAGGCCAAGCCCGGCGATCGATTGATCCTCAACCTGCCCAACGGCAAGTGCGAGGGGCGCACCGTGCAAATGGTCAGCGGCCGGCAGGTCACCGTTACCGTGGCCTACTCCGTTGCGCCAGAACCCGAACTGGTATGGGCGCTGGATGCCGATGACCTGGCAATCCCGCTGTACCGGGTGGTGAGCGTTGCCCGGCCGGAGCCTGGTGTGTTCGAGATCTCGGCCGTGCAGTATGACCCGAGCAAGTTCGCGCACATCGACACCGGCGCGCGCCTGGAAGAACGCCCAATCAGCGTTGTGCCGATTACCGTCGTTCCGGCGCCGGCGAGCGTCACGCTGACGTCGAGCTACGCCGTTAACCAGGGCATCGCCATCAGCACCATGAACATCTCGTGGCCCGCTGTTGCTGGCGCGGTCGTCTATGACGTGGAGTGGCGCAAGGACAGCGGTAACTGGATCAAGGTGCCGCGCACCGGTTCGACCAGCGTCGACGTCACTGGCATTTACTCCGGCGCCTACGTGGCCCGTGTTCGGTCAGTGAGCGCTTTCGAGATTTCCTCGATCTGGAAGAACTCCAATCTGACCAACCTGGAAGGGAAGGTTGGCCTACCGCCGGCGGTGGCGTTCCTGTCCACCACCAGCGAACTGTTCGGCATCGGCATCAAGTGGGGCTTTCTTGCTGGCGCCGAAGACACCCAGCGCACCGAGCTGTGGTATGGCCCGGCAAATGACCTGGCGGCGGTGACCAAGCTTGCCGACCTGGCGCACCCCCAGGCGGATTACAGCATGCAGGCCCTCAAGGCAGGCGCGCAGTTCTTCTTCTGGGCGCGCCTGGTGGATCGGACCGGCAACGTTGGCCCGTTCTATCCGGTCGGCAACGGTGTGATGGGTATGGCGAGCGCAGACGCGGAACCGGTGTTGGAGCTGATCGCTGGACAGATAGGCCGCACGGAACTGGGCCAGGACATCAATGACGAGATCGACAAGATCCCAGGCTTGCAGGCGCAGATTGATGCGCTTGATGGGCTGTCGGCCTACGACCCTGAGCAGACCTACCTCGAGGGAGACCTGGTGGTGGTCGGAAAGCGGATATACCAGGCCACGCAGTTGGTACCGGTCGATACCTCGCCGCCGAACGCCACGTATTGGGTGGACGTCGGCCAGGTGCTGGTTACCGCCAATGGGCTGGCGCGCCAGATGGAGATCAACACCACCAGCATCACAGAGCTCGACGGTGCGGTCATGGCCCAGGCGTCGAGCCTCCAGGCGTTGCAGTCGGCGTACCGGGACGATACAGGAGAGGGCGATCTCGCTGACGCACTCCAGGGCTATAACGCATCGGCGAGCTTCGCACAGGAGGTGAAGACGCGGGCCTCGCAGAACGCAGCCATGGTGCAGCGGCAGACCGAACTCACCGCCGAGGTGGGCGAGGTAAGCGGCTCGGTGAGCGAACTCGAAAGCGTGGTGGTCACCGACCGAGAGGCTACTTCGCAGGCCATCCAGCAGGTCAGGGCTGAGATCGGTGAAACCTCAGCGGCCGTCCAGGTCGTGAGCCAGGCCCAGGCCGACACCGACGGCAAGTTCTCCACGATGTACTCCGTGAAGATGCAGGTGAATGCTGACGGCCAGCTGGTCGCTGCCGGGTTTGGACTGGGTATTGAGCAGGATGAGGAGGGCGTGCTTCAGAGTCAGTTCCTGGTGAGTGCTGATCGTTTCGCCATTGTCAGCACGCTGGCCGGCGGGCAGGTGTTCACGCCGTTCACGGTGGATAACGGTCAGGTCTTCATGCGCTCGGCCTTCATCCAGGACGGCAGTATCACCATGCTGAAGATCGGCCAGGCATTGCAATCCGACAACTACGAAGCCGGTGTACAGGGATGGCGCCTTGATAAAGCGGGGAATCTGGAGTTCAACGGGCCGGCACCTGGTGGTGGGCGCCTGACGATGACCAACCGGGCGATCAAGGTCTACGACGAAAACAACGTTAAGAGGGTCCAGTTAGGAGACCTGACAGCATGA
- a CDS encoding glycoside hydrolase family 24 protein produces the protein MARLSESRAGGRNALAFLDMLAWGEGTSTSPATAMDGYDVIVTGIDRKPEVFKDFTDHPFAKGRASKVINSKGLTSNASGRYQQMLKDWPHYKALLKLPDFSPISQDLVALQHIRECRALPDVLAGRIETALAKCRNIWASLPGAGYGQREHRLEDLLKQYRLAGGVMS, from the coding sequence ATGGCACGACTTTCCGAATCTCGCGCGGGCGGACGTAACGCGCTGGCCTTCCTCGATATGCTCGCCTGGGGCGAGGGCACCAGCACCTCCCCGGCCACGGCCATGGATGGCTACGACGTGATCGTGACGGGAATTGATCGAAAACCCGAGGTGTTCAAGGATTTCACGGACCACCCGTTCGCCAAGGGGCGCGCATCGAAGGTCATCAACAGCAAAGGGCTCACGTCCAATGCTTCGGGCCGGTACCAGCAGATGCTGAAGGACTGGCCGCATTACAAGGCCCTGCTCAAGCTGCCGGACTTCAGCCCGATCAGCCAGGACCTGGTGGCGCTGCAGCACATCCGCGAGTGCCGGGCATTGCCTGACGTGCTTGCCGGACGGATCGAGACGGCTCTCGCGAAGTGCCGGAACATCTGGGCCAGCTTGCCGGGTGCTGGGTATGGCCAGCGCGAGCACCGCCTGGAGGATCTGCTGAAGCAATACCGACTGGCGGGCGGGGTGATGTCGTGA
- a CDS encoding DUF2514 family protein, translating into MTPIQILAVILLAVVIGAGGTWRVQDYRYGKQLAELGKAQALAITEAGNTARLEEQRRQKAVNKEASDAREQNKAATVDAGAADAAGDRLHVEAGKFAANACGDPGATQRGASATRAAMVLSDLLQRADKRAGELAVAYDRARIAGLTCERSYNALSVRAAAQ; encoded by the coding sequence GTGACGCCGATACAGATCTTGGCCGTCATCCTGCTGGCCGTGGTGATCGGCGCCGGTGGCACCTGGCGGGTGCAGGACTATCGTTACGGCAAGCAACTGGCAGAACTTGGCAAAGCTCAGGCGCTCGCCATCACCGAGGCGGGCAACACGGCCCGCTTAGAAGAACAGCGCCGCCAGAAGGCAGTGAATAAGGAGGCAAGCGATGCGCGAGAACAGAACAAGGCCGCAACTGTGGATGCTGGTGCCGCTGATGCTGCTGGTGACCGGCTGCATGTCGAAGCCGGTAAGTTCGCCGCCAATGCCTGCGGCGATCCCGGAGCTACCCAGCGAGGCGCGTCAGCCACCCGCGCCGCAATGGTGCTCTCCGACCTGCTCCAGCGGGCTGACAAAAGAGCGGGAGAGCTGGCGGTCGCTTATGACCGCGCCCGAATAGCTGGACTGACTTGCGAGAGAAGCTACAACGCGTTGAGTGTCAGGGCTGCGGCTCAGTAA
- a CDS encoding Smr/MutS family protein encodes MQDDDFSLFKSELRGVKPIKHDRADTGKPKTDRAQIAKLRQAATVRTDATTVDGLSDQFVIDVGPEDELMWARDGVQESQMRKLKVGQIPFEGSLDLHGMSVEKARETLWAFLAEATKFEIRCVRVTHGKAVRLDGKRPMIKSHVNTWLRQHAQVLGFTSCQARHGGAGAVYVMLKRTMLEGRDE; translated from the coding sequence TTTTTCCCTGTTCAAAAGCGAGCTGCGCGGCGTCAAGCCGATCAAGCACGACCGGGCCGACACCGGCAAACCCAAGACCGACCGGGCGCAGATCGCCAAGCTGCGCCAGGCCGCGACCGTGCGCACCGATGCCACCACGGTGGATGGCCTGTCGGACCAGTTCGTGATCGACGTCGGCCCCGAAGACGAGCTGATGTGGGCCCGCGACGGTGTGCAAGAAAGCCAGATGCGCAAGCTCAAGGTCGGCCAGATCCCCTTCGAAGGCAGCCTCGACCTGCACGGCATGAGCGTGGAAAAAGCCCGGGAAACCCTGTGGGCGTTCCTCGCCGAAGCCACCAAGTTTGAAATCCGCTGCGTGCGCGTCACCCACGGCAAGGCTGTGCGCCTGGACGGCAAGCGACCGATGATCAAGAGCCACGTCAACACCTGGCTGCGCCAGCATGCCCAGGTACTCGGCTTCACCTCCTGCCAGGCCCGCCACGGCGGTGCCGGTGCGGTGTACGTGATGCTCAAGCGCACCATGCTGGAAGGGCGCGACGAGTAA